The Oncorhynchus kisutch isolate 150728-3 linkage group LG10, Okis_V2, whole genome shotgun sequence region GCTAGAAAAGCATCCAGGACTTTCTTTTCTGTAAATAGCCTaaaagaaaagctttgactataaTTTCTCTGATCATTCAGCAAGTTTCCCCAATCAGCATCCAGCCCAATATCATTGTGAATAGGCTTACAAGTAGTTATTTCAAAGAGATACCCGCTGAAATCAAATTATGATTAAATGCATCAATGATTTTTTCCGTAATGAGGCCAATGTCTGAATTTAATttgttatagtgcactacttttgaccaggtcagtgcactatctagggaatatggtgcaatttgggatgcagacctcCAGTGACCCAGAAACTCTGGAGCTGACTGAGAGGAGAATGGACCTGCCTGTTCTTTCCTTGTCTATGCAAAAAGGACAACACGGGCAATTCAACAAGTCATCTCCATGGACTGCTGAATGCCTAACTGAAATTCATTCTCTTCACGGAGTGCCCTCACCTTGGCTAAGagagggagtcagtcagtcacccatGGTACGGGAATATGAGTAAGTATCAGGCAATACTGCAGACAAAACAAGACACTCATATACAGCACAGTTTATCAACAATGGAAGCTGACCGCAGAATGAACTCCCAGGTGCAGTAAATGTGTCATGGTTAAGCCACACCCTTGGTTGAGTTAAAGCCGTAACATCATAACAGGGTCGATAGGTCAGAAAGGACACTTAAGATGCTGAACTGTCGTCATCTGTTCTTGCACAggtcagatcaattcagtgtaaCATTCAAAAGTGCAACAGCAATGGCTATGCAGAGATAGGTGGTCTAGTAGACTTAACAAAATCAAACCTTCCACTCTACACTGATGGACTAGCCTATCTGATAGCgctctatcctcctccactgaGGAATAAAGGGATATTGCTTGCTGTGACAGCAAAGTCATGGCATGCCACTACACGTGTCACAAGCGGTTGTGCTTAAGGGTGGCCTACTGCGAAGCAGTCAATCCTTTACCAGGATTACAAGGCTGTGCTGCAAATCTATTGTGCCCTAATCACAATCATGAAATCTCAGACACTCACTGACTGAGAAGAGGTGAAGATATATTTTAAAGGCAAAAATTGCGACTGAAAATCCCTCTCACATAACATATCGTTACAGTGATATGGTGGCTGCccggttggttatcatgctgtgcATGGTGGGGAGATGAAATCCACACTACCTGCTGGTGGCATTTAATGGCAAGTCACCAAGGGACAGGAGAGAAAGGCCATTGGCATAACCATCTGACATTTCATAATGACGACATGCAGTAGCCTAGAGCTAATCTCTACCTACCGACATTTTAAGTAAACAATGTAGTTGTGGTTCAGACTGAAGCCCATGAGAACACCTGGCCTATACCTGGCAGGAAATTACATATCATTGGAGCAGCAGTCAGCATTAggaatttttttaatcaattttctACGCCCGGCTTTTTTGAGATACCATGATATAACATACAGATCTCAGAGGAATTAAGCTATGGAATGATGAACCCGTCTGGTGTCAAGGCAGGAGGAACAAGTCTATCCTGCTGTCAGGACTACTGGGTAGGCCCTCAGTGTCAAGCAAAGTCATGAATGCTGACCAAGCCAAAAAGAGATTTCACAAGTTGTCAGTCACTTAGTCATACTTAGAGCAGCTCACACAGTAGTGTTCTGCAGTATttattattgaacctttatttaactcggcaagtcagttaaagaacaaattcatatttacaatgacggcctaggaacagtgggttaactgccttgttcagggggagaacgacagctttttaccttgtcagctcggggattcgatctagcaacctttcggttactggcccaacactctaaccactaagctacctgctgcaCACGCTGTTCTGGATACCGCTGCGGTGTTCAAACAGCTAGACCAATAAGTGGGACTGATATCCAGAAGTCAAAACCCAACACACAACATCTAGCTATTAGCTTCTATCTCTGATGCACTCCGTAGAAGTGTTGGGaagtatccagattttcataccgtTTCTGTACACTACCGGGGTATACGGTTATACCGGCAGTGATCACAAGACAGTGCACACATCTTTCCAGATGTAAAAAAAAGTACtgtcttgaaagaaaatgtttaaaaatgcTAACAAACCTGGCAAATTGACATAGCGGACGCTAGCTAAATGCTAACAACCGCAAGAGAACGTTAAACTAATTGCAGGGGAAAAGACACCCCAGCTCACGAAGTTGTACAACTATCTCAAAATGTTTGCTGTAAGCACAAAATAAATAATAGACagcagggatcttgatccaggaggggattgattgtctctgctgtaaccaagaagcttgatcttgcaaGCTAGCTACTTATCTAGAAAGTTAACAAAACAAATGCATGGCTGGAGCCCTGATCTGGAGAGAATGTGTTTGGCACATCTTAGATAGTTAAACTTGATCACCTCTCTTGCACCTCTCTTAAATAATGATTTAATAgttaaagttttcataacaattgtaAATCAGTAttttaggatttttttttaacctttatttaatctttatttaactaggcaagtcagttaagaacacattcttattttcaatgacggcctagattttcaccttgtcggctcgggggatccaatcctgcaaccttacagttaactagtccaacgcaataacgaccgttgcactccacaaggagactgcctgttacacgaatgcagtaagccaaggtaagttgctagctagcattaaactttatcttataaaaaacaatcaatcataatcactagttaactacacatggttgatgatattactagatattatctagcgtgtcctgcattgcgtataatctgactgagcatacaagtatctaagtatctgactgagtggtggtaggcagaagcaggcgcgtaaacattcattcaaacagtattttcgtgcgttttgccaccagttcttcgttgtgcgtcaagcattgcgctgtttatgacttcaagcctatcaactctcgagatgaggctggtgtaaccgaagtgaaatggctggctagttagcgcgtgctaatagcgtttcaaacgtcactcgctctgagccttggggtggttgtttcccttgctctgcatgggtgacgctgcttcaagggtggcttttgttgttgtgttcctggttcgagcaaggagagggacggaagctatagtgttacactggcaatactaaagtgcctattagaacatccagtagtcaaaggttaatgaaatacaaatggtgtagagggaaatagtcctataataactacaacctaaaacttcttacctgggaatattgaagactcatgttaaaaggaaccaccagctttcatatgttgtcatgttctgatcaaggaactcaaacgttagctttcttacattgcacatattgcacttttacttttttcttcttttgcattatttaaaccaaactgaaaagttttattatttatttgaggctaaattgattttattgatgtattatattaagttaaaataagtgttcattcagtattgttgtaattgtcattattacaaattatttttttattttaaaatcagccaattaaatcggtatcggcttttttggtatcggcgttgaaaaatcataatcggtcgacctctagtacatatctacctcaattatctcGTACCCATTGCCACCGACTAGGTACTGCTACCCCTTTTACAGTTGAAGtaagaaggttacatacacttaggttgccgTCATTAatactcatttttcaaccactccacaaatttattgttaacaagctatagtttggccagtcggttaggacatctactttgtgcatgacaagtcatttttcaaacaattgtttacagacagattattttacttaatcacaattccactgggtcagaagtttacatacactaagttgattgtgccttaaaacagcttggaaaattccagaagatgacgtcatggctttagaagtttctgataggctaattgaaataatttgagtcaattggaggtgtacctgtggatgtatttcaaggcctaccttcaaactcagtgcatctttgcttgacatcatgggaaaaatcaaaagaaatcagccaaggcttcagaaaaaaaattgtagacctccacaagtctggttcatccttgggagcaatttccaaaactctacaaacaaacaaactctacaaacaatagtacgcaagaataaacacatatattatgtggatatattgaagcaacaactcgacatcagtcaggaagttaaagcttggtcgcaaatgggtcttccaaatggacaatgaccccaagcatacttccaaagttaaggacaacaaagtcaaggtattggagtggccaaaacaaatccctgacctcaatctgatggaaaatttgtgggtagaactgaaaaagcatgtgcgagcaaggaggcctacaaacctcactcagctacaccagctcggtcaggaggaatgggccaaaattcacccaacttattgggggaaggttgtggaaggctactccaaacatttgactcaagttaaactatttaaaggcaatgctaccaaataataattgaatgcatgtaaacttctgacccactgggaatgtgatgaaataaattaaaggtgaaataaatcattctctctagtattattctgacatttcacattcttaaaataaagtggtgatcctaactgacctaagacaagcgatttttactaggattaaatgtcaggaattgtgaaaaactgagtttaaatgtatttggttaaggtgtatgtaaacttccgacttcaactgtatatagccaagttattgttactcattgtgtatatattatatgttttactttattatttctctattttctttctctgcattgttggaaagggcccctaacacggaacccaaactgtTTGCgcacgtgcgccatcgtgcatgaatgtattttgtccccccacaccaaacgcgatcacgacacgcaggttaaaatatcaaaacaaactctgaaccaattatattaatttggggacaggtcgaaaagcatttaacatttatggcaatttagctagcttgcttgcacttgctagctaatttgtcctatttagctagcctgctgttgctagctaacttttcttctcttgactttttatgcgattggcaactttcataaattaggtgcattgcCGCCACCGACcttgttcgtctttcagtcacccacatggatataaccaatgaggagatggcacgtgggtatctgcttctataaaccaatgaacggatgggagaggcaggacttgcaccatgatctgcgtcacaaatagaactgacttctactttagcccttggcaacgcagacgctcgttggcgcgtgcGATGttgcaataatttaataatatagatttctacatttattttgcgacgcaagcggtgtagtcagcctgtaagtaagcatttcactgttagtacacacctgtttacaaagcatgtgactaataacatttgatttgaagatggAAGGAAGCATGTGGATGCTGACCTTTGCACAGGCTTTCACAAGTTGTTTTCACCAATACAGGAAATGCTAAGTCATTCAATTGTGTCAGTGTAGAGAAAATAGGCCAATGTGGGGAAAAAAATGGGGCAGTATCAACCAACACCTACTATGGCTTCTACACAAATTAATCAGACAGCATAGTATTCTGAATACTACTGTCAAACAAATAATAAAACTACTCAAGTACTATGCCTACAGGTAGAAATAATGGTCTACCACTACAGACATCTTCTGATCTCCACTTCAGACCAGCATTGATGTCTCTTCCCTTATCATCTCTTGATAAACTGTTCGTCATTTCTACCCACCTGAACCAGAGACTCACCTTTATTGGTCCAGTGCTAAAGCAGATCTTCCTGTTCTCCGGCGGTGCTTCCTCCTCGGCAGGCAGTCCCGGGACCTCAGAGCAGCTCGACTCTGGCTCGTAAggctcatcttcctcctcctcatcctcatccagCTGGCTGCCGCCGGAGTCCTCTCCGATGCCGCTGTACGCGCTGATGTCCACCAGGTCGCCCTCTGAGTAATCATCCTTACGAGACTCCTCCTCCAGGCCATCCTCTTCCTGTCCCTCACACTGGGGCCCCTCCCCAGGCTCCTCcctgtgtcccctctctccctcctggcgCCCTGCCAGGTCGCTGGGGACCCCAGGGGCCTCTCCATTTTCCAGTGAGGCATGGACCTCGGCCTGCACCAGCCGGCTCCCTGCCTCGGGTGCGGAGGAGTCCTCCTGGTCCCTGGGTATGGGTTCTCTGCTAGGCTCGCCTCCTGTACTTGAGCCCCTGGCttccttccctcgctccctctcagACTTGGCTTCGGTAGAAGCAGAAGAGGTCCTATCCCCTGTTTGTGTACTTCCTGAGGAGCTGTCATCGTTTCGGGGAGCTGCTCTGTTCCTGGGGCTTCTGGGGGAACCCTCCTGGTCCAAGTGTTGGCTGCTCCCATCCCCCTGACTGCCTGGGGGCAAGACTTGCACCTTCCTGGCGATGATTTTGGAGTTGAGGCATTCTGCTGTTTTTACCGGAGTGGGGCTTTCTTCTCGGGAGGGCAACGGGGACGTGGAGGAGGGCCGGTGCAGGTTGTTCCTCAGGTCCCCCTTCTCGAAGACGGCGCTAAGCTGGCTTACAGTGGGCGACACCGCCTCACCGGCTCCCCCTACCGTATCCAGGCAGTCCAGAGACTCCGTGCTGCCGTTGAAGCGCACTACCACGTCCAGCCGGCTGTCCTGGACAGCGGACGAAACCGGACGCTCCTTCTTGAGCAGGATGCGGTTGGTGGCCGACTGCTTCTCCTGCAGCTGGCGCTGCTCGAAGATCTTCCTCGTCTCCTGCAGCTTGGAGTACCCTGCTGATGCCCCTCGGGACCCACCAACTTTGCCGCCCTTGGGGTCAAAGCGGTTGACACGCTCAGAGACCGTGGCGCCCAGCTTGAGCAGGGCGCTGTGGTTCACATCTTCGTTGAGGCTGCTGGCCCTGGGCAGGGACAGCCGCACCGCCTGGTCATTGGCCTTGGACGGGTCGTCCTCGTCGCCAGGTGACTGCATTTGCATGAACATGTTCTTGATGCGGTGGACATTAGAGCCGTACTGGCGGCGCCCTCTGCCAGTAGGCCGCGGCGGCTTGCCATCCTTGGCAGCGTCGTCCCCATTGGCTGCATTGTTCAGAGCGTCGTGGGCCTGCTTCAGAGCCTGGATGCCCGCCTCGTAGGCGTTCCTGTGGGGGGATGGGCTCCGGAGGGTGGAGCTGGCACTGCCCGCCGATGGGGGTTCAGTCTTCATCATGGTTAATCAAACTGAGCCACTGAGACTTGGAAGTAACAGCATagctcctctgtctgtcttcctccccctggatgagaaaaacaaacaaaactacTCAATTTCACCTGAGGGAGTCTGCATGCACATTGGGTAGACAGACACAAATGCAAGGACCACATTGAGCGATAGCGGGGAAGAGAGAGTGGGTTAGTGAAAACCAAAGGGAGATAGCAATTCTGCACATGAGAGAGGAAGCGAAGAATGGATAGAGGCTTGAAAAGGAGGAAGTTAGATGCAAGATAGAGAAAAAATAAAAAGCTACACACGTGGGTGTGAGGGAAGTTTACTCTGACGTAAATAGGGAACAGTCTTGGGCACAGAAAATCTATTCACCTACACTTAAGGAGAATTGCAGTGAAGGATATGAGATATACATTATATGACTAGTCTAGGGTTTACAACAATAACACCAGATTGCAAATTGGAGTAGGCCTGGCAGAAATCCAACTTTTGCTGTGTCCCTTAGTCATTATATAATTTGATCGCTAGGATTTTTATCAGCTGCCTTAAGATTTCAGGTCTCACCACCGACAGCAAAAGCTGCTGCAAAGTAGAAAGACACCTCTTTAAAGTTAACTGTATTACAATAATCCTCATTCATGCAATCAGAGCCATGAGTCTGGCTGAGAGAGGAATACAAATCCAATGTCTTTAAGCTCACTCAAATACACTATTTAACCAacagtatatggacacctgctcgtcaaacatattattccaaaatcatgggctttaatatggagttggtcccccctttgctgttataacagcctccactcttctgggaaggctttccactagatgttggaacattgctgcgggtacttgcttccgttcagccacaagagcattagtgaggttgggcactaatgttgggcgattaggcttgtctcgcagtcggtgttccaattcataccaaaggtgttagatgggattgaggtcagggctctgtgcaggccagtcaagttcttccacagtgatctcgacaaaacattgttgtatggacctctctttgtgcatgggggcaattgtcatgctgaaactggaaagggccttccccaaactgttgccataaagtttgaagcacagaatcgtttagaatgtagtatgttgtagtgttaagatgacctttcactggaactaagcccgaaccatgaaaaatagccccagaccatcattcctcctccaccaaacttttcagttggcactatgcattggggcaggtagtgttctcctggcatccgcgaAACCCAGATTCATTCCtcggactgtcagatggtgaagcgtgattcatcactccagagaatgtgtttccactgctccagagtccaatggcagcgagctttacaccactccagccgacgcttggaattgcacatggtgatctgacgcttgtgtgtggctgctccaccatggaaacccatttcattaagctcctgacaaacagttattgtgctgacgtggCAGTTTGGTActcggtaatgagtgttgcaatcAAGGACAGACAGATTTTTACGCGCTATGCGCTTTagatctgtgagcttgtgtggcctaccacttcacggctgagccgttgttgttcctagatgtttccacttcacaataacagcacctacagttgactggcgcagctctagcagggcagaaatttgactaactgacggtgccaagttgaaagtcactgagctcttcagtaaggccattttactgccaatgttagtctatggagattgcatggttgtgtgctcaattgtatacacctgtcagcaatgggtgtggctgaaattgccaaatccactaatttgaaaggtttccacatacttttgtatatatactgtaactCAGACCATGTAATAGAATAAATATGCCTAATTGTTGTTGCAAATCATGTAAAACATATCAAGCTGGACCATGATTATGCAAATAACAGCCACAATGCCTTAATTCTTCAATCAGCAGCACTGCATTGATCCAGCTTCCTGTTATTGTATATTAACACTTTTCTAATTTTATTTACAAAGAGAGCACAGTATCCTGCTACCACTACACATAGGCCTATGTTATGAAGACTGCTGTAGCCTACATGTCATGTATGATTTCAGTTGGATTTAAATATGCCTACTGTCTATGATGAGAATCTATGCAACATCAGGCCTAATTGAAATCGGACAGAGAATCCGGATATCCGCATTTGATCGTTGCTATTTCCATGAATGGAATAACCTATTGCAACAGCCTATATGAATTGATGGCACAAAAGGTCCTCCTCTACAAAACACGAACACAATCTACCCGTAGTTCTTTAGGCATAGAGCATGCTATTTTGTCAGTGACTCATCTTCTCGGCGTATAGACCATTCCGTTATATTGACACAAAATAGCCATTTTCTCAGCTACAGTCCAACAACGGTACGATACATTGTACCAGGAAACGACAAGTTCCAAATAGGTACTCTGTAAAATGTAGCAAAGTTTGTCTGATGTGCAACGGAGCATCTAAAATGAACACATCATGGACTGTCATGTTATGATAGGTTTTTGTTGTGAGGAATAGCCTAcctggcagacagacagttagGATTAAGGAGCGCTTTAGTTTAGTCTGTTCGCTCTAAACGCTGGCACTACTCAACAAACTATGTCTACACAGGACATTTATTGTGGAATACACTTTCATTAAACATCCCCGACAATAGCCTATGAGCGTCCGTCAAAACAACGTGTTGTCAAAAACATTAGGACCCTGCGGAAATGAAGGGCCTCGAACACCTCGCTTGCATGATGGCTGTATGTCGCTTCCTGCATCTTCTGCAGTCGGAATAACAGTTCTCTTTCTCTACAAAACGGGCAAAATAAAAGCAACGAAAAAAAGGAAATGTCGTTACGTCTTTACTAAGGTTTGGTTACCGTACCTTGCTCACCGTGTTTCACAGAGGTTGGTTCAAGTTACGATCGGTCTATTAGAGAATCCATTGTGTCCACGTTCTGTTTTCGCTTCTGATTCCCCCGCGATCGTAGCGAACTGAtgatgccttctctctctctctctctctcactcccctccatcctccccgCCAACAGCATATGGCATCACAGGCAACCTTAACCCTTGATGTAGAGCAAAACAAAATAGACTTTTAGATTCCCTCTATTTTATATTGTAAGAGACATGCCACTCGTATACCTATTGGCGACAAAAAAAATAGGGACAACAATCGAACGGTTAGGCCTATGGATTATTTATTAGCCTGCTAGACCTGTGGGTTTATAGCCGATTTATAGCCGATTCAACTCAACTCCACGATTTATGATTGAGTTGAGCGGCGACTCGTGTGGGCGGACTGGAACTCCGACGTTACTTGAAAGGAcgtttctataaaaaaaaaaatactaatttCAGCACACAAATAATTACAAATTACATTGTTATGTATAATTGAGTTTATAGCCCCTTATAGCGCAAGACCATTAGGCATGCTGGTGACCGAAACGTCAAAAGCTACACTTTCAAATAGGTCGATCTGAAATAAATTCAATCAAAGTATGGCCCAATGAAACGTTACACACATCATAAAAGGTATCATTAAGAAGAGTAAAATCAATACTGGTTGTTAGGCTGTTCCTTGGGTAATGCAACAAACATGTGACTGTCGGCAGCGACCCCGTGAGGAAATCTGTGATCACACAAGAAGAACAATGGTTTATGGTCACTATTCAAAAGCAATCACCACATTTGACAAAAACACAATTAAATATTTTTGACGGGATGGTACGCTAGGCCTGTATTACTATTTGCGTGTTATGTACAGTGCACAGCAGTGTACACAACAGCCAGTGGCACTTCTAAATGGCACCACTTTCCTTTTGACACATCATCATAGGATTATCCACCCGCAATTATTTTTTTTGTCAGATCGTTTATGCGATGGTGATGTGTGACGAGTGTGACGAGTTTCTGTTCATTGGTTTGTAGTCAAATTTAAACAATCCTTTGAAGAATGTCCCACTTCCATGCAAGCACCATTTGCCACGGGCAGCTGCTTTTTTTTAAAATGCTGGGATAAATAGGATTTCTCTTGAGCCTAATACCTTATTCCTAGATTACAACAAAAATCTCTTTATCGTTTATGGGTTTAGGGGTTCTAAGAAGGCCTAATCTAGATGAGATCTTTTGTCGAGTTTATCGGATAGGCAACAGGCGTTAAAGTGCCTTTTCATTACATTAAACATATGTTGTTTAGAAGTGTGTCCATTACCCTTCAttgatgtatactgaacaaaaatagaaatgcaacaatttcaacgattttaatcagtcaattgaaataattttattagggcctaatctattgatttctcATGACTGTGTAGGGGCGCagtcacccactggggagccagcccaaccaatcagaattcgttttttcccccacaaatgggctttattacagacataaattctagtcagtttcatcagctgtcagtGTGGCTGGTCTAAGACTATCCCACGTGTGATCCCACGTGTGAAGAAGCCacatatggaggtcctgggctggtgtggttatacCTCATCTGCGGTTGTGAGTATGGTTGGACATAcagacaaattctctaaaatgacattggaggcggcttttGGTAAgcaaattaacattaaattctctagcacagctctggtggacattcctgcagtcatcatgccaattgcatgctcccccaaaacttgagacatctgtggcattgttttgtGTGAAAAAACTGGCCAGGTAGaatcatttttggttccaggtagaactcttttgggttccatgtagaatcctaTGGGGAAACCCAttaaggttctagatagtgtATTTTTTTTCTCAGAGTGTAGGCTACTTGCACATATAGACTTATTTAGAATTTtctgcctttatttaactaggcaagtcagttaagaacaaattcttatttacaatgatagcctaacccggccaaactctaacccggactacgctgggccaattgtaagccgccctatgggactcccaatcatggccggttgtgatacagcctggaatcaatcCAGGGTCTGTAGTCACAcctctggcactgagatgcagtgccttcgaccacagcgccactcaggagccctaatGTATTTTAATTAAGGTATCTTTTGAAAAGTGGATTATTATCTCGATGAGACTAACCTGgtaaaaatgaatgaaaaatgaGGAATAAACCAAGCCATCTCTTAAAATGCAGGCCTATCCCACTGAGCATTATAATAACATGCAGGATTAAAGAGAAATGTGTAATCTATGAGGGATGTCATTGTGTTATGGTTCATAAATTGATAGAGTCATCAGTTTGCACTTGGAGACACTTTGGAAAGTATCATGTCATAGGTATTTTTATGAGACGAAAATATAGGCATCTTTTCATAGGCTCTTACCATTGTGATTTGCTCACTCACCCTCTATAGAAAGAATACCATAggctttacagtgcattcgggaagtattcagaccccttgactttttctacattttgttacgttacagccttattctaaaatagattcaattaaatggttcctcatcaatctacacacaataccccacaatgccaAAGTGAAACCAGGTTATTAGatatttctgcaaatgtattaaaaataaaaaaccttatttacataagtattccaaccctttgctatgagactcaaaattgagctcaggtgcatcctgtttccattgatcgtccttgagatgtttctacaacttagctggagtccacatgtggtacattcaattgtttggacatgatttggaaaggctgaCACTTGTCtgtataaggttccacagttgacagtgcatgtcagagcaaaaaccaagccatacgGTCGAAGGAatagtccgtagagctccgagacaggattgtgcttaggcacagatctggggaagggtaccaaaaaatgtctgccgcattgaaggtctccaagaacacagtcattcttaaatggaagaagttcggaactaccaagagtttttcctagctggccgcctggc contains the following coding sequences:
- the LOC109898306 gene encoding neurabin-2, whose translation is MMKTEPPSAGSASSTLRSPSPHRNAYEAGIQALKQAHDALNNAANGDDAAKDGKPPRPTGRGRRQYGSNVHRIKNMFMQMQSPGDEDDPSKANDQAVRLSLPRASSLNEDVNHSALLKLGATVSERVNRFDPKGGKVGGSRGASAGYSKLQETRKIFEQRQLQEKQSATNRILLKKERPVSSAVQDSRLDVVVRFNGSTESLDCLDTVGGAGEAVSPTVSQLSAVFEKGDLRNNLHRPSSTSPLPSREESPTPVKTAECLNSKIIARKVQVLPPGSQGDGSSQHLDQEGSPRSPRNRAAPRNDDSSSGSTQTGDRTSSASTEAKSERERGKEARGSSTGGEPSREPIPRDQEDSSAPEAGSRLVQAEVHASLENGEAPGVPSDLAGRQEGERGHREEPGEGPQCEGQEEDGLEEESRKDDYSEGDLVDISAYSGIGEDSGGSQLDEDEEEEDEPYEPESSCSEVPGLPAEEEAPPENRKICFSTGPIKVFTTYSNEDYDRRNDDVDPMAASAEYELEKRVERLDLFPVELEKDGDGLGISIIGMGAGADMGLEKLGIFVKTVTDGGAAHRDERIQVNDLIVEVDGTSLVGVTQAFAASVLRNTTGTVKFMIGREKPGEQSEVAQLIQQTLEQERWQKEMMEQRYSQYMEEDEETGEYATDEEEEMSPMFPNAIEVFDLAENEDMLSPMEMDPEKLAHKFKELQIKHAVTQAEIQQLKRKLAHAEQDKLRWRMERAQLEQSVRENKERMEKLEGYWMEAQSLCQAVDEHLKETQAQYQTLERKYSKAKRLIKEYQQKEIEYLKRETAQRRAQEENEVTHKEEADNLQDKITDLETKVDALKTSDPS